A genomic window from Candidatus Methylacidiphilum fumarolicum includes:
- a CDS encoding UvrB/UvrC motif-containing protein, giving the protein MKCAFCNEMATVHLTQIVGEKMQKIDLCEKCAKEKGISDSMAFSLTDMLLGDETTKNHIHEGELSCPQCGFTETDFKKTGRLGCPACYETFSEIIETILKDMHKGVVHKGKTPKKFAKAQFYQTKIKRLQEDLKKAVAQEKYEEAATIRDEIAQLENLIKS; this is encoded by the coding sequence ATGAAATGCGCTTTTTGTAATGAAATGGCTACAGTTCATCTCACTCAAATTGTGGGAGAGAAAATGCAGAAAATAGATCTGTGTGAGAAATGCGCTAAAGAGAAAGGAATCTCAGACTCGATGGCCTTTTCTCTAACCGATATGCTTCTTGGAGATGAAACGACTAAAAATCATATTCATGAAGGGGAACTGAGTTGTCCCCAGTGTGGATTTACTGAAACCGATTTCAAGAAAACAGGAAGACTCGGTTGTCCTGCCTGCTATGAAACTTTTTCCGAGATTATCGAAACCATTCTTAAAGACATGCATAAGGGCGTGGTGCATAAAGGAAAGACTCCAAAAAAGTTTGCAAAAGCCCAGTTTTACCAAACCAAAATCAAGCGCCTTCAAGAAGATTTAAAGAAAGCTGTAGCTCAAGAAAAATACGAGGAAGCAGCTACAATTAGGGATGAAATAGCACAGCTAGAAAATCTTATAAAATCCTAA